The Methylomonas rhizoryzae genome includes the window TTTCATGAGTAAGTTTTCGAGTAAAAGTAATGACAAAGTTCGAGCAAAGTAAACGCCGCTTCAGCTTTTCCAAAAAGTCGGGTTGAACAACATTATCAGGGTAATGACTTCCAAACGCCCCAGAAGCATGGCAATTGAGCAAATCCAGGTTTGAAAATCGCTGAGGCTAGCGTAGTTGGTTGCGGGCCCGACTTGATGCAAACCGGGGCCGGCGTTGTTGATACAAGCGAGAATGGCGCTAAGCGCGGAAATCGGCTCCATCCCGGCGAACATCAGCGTGAACGTCAGCACAACGATGGATATGAAATACAAAAAAATGAAAGCCAATACCGCGAAGATGATTTTATTGGCGACGATGGTATTGCCGATGCGGATCGGATTGATGGCGCGCGGGTGCAAAATTCTGAACATTTCCCGCCCGGCTTGTTTAATCAACAGCAAAGCGCGAAACATTTTGATGCCTCCGCCAGTCGAGCCGGTACAAGCCGTCAGACAACTCAGATACAGCATCCACCAGGGAACAAATGCCGGCCATTGATCGTAATCGACGCTGACGAAACCGCAGTCGGTCGCAATGGACACTAAATTGAAAGTAACGTGGCGTAGACTAACCAGAAACTCCGGATAAGTCTGCATCTGATACAAATACGCGCTACACAGCAAAATACTACAGGCCAAAAGTCCCAGCATGGGGAGCGCTTCCGGATCGGCAAAATAAGGCGCAACGCTACGGCGATGGAAGGCGTCGTAATGAATGGCGAAATTCATCGCCGAAATCAACATGAACACGGTCAACACCCATTCGATGGCCGGCGAATCGTAAAACCCGATACTGGCATCGTGAGTGGAAAGACCGCCTAAAGACAAGGTCGCGAACGCATGACAGATTGCGTCGAACCAACCCATACCGGCCAGTTTCAGACAAAGTATGCACAGCACAGTGATACCGGCGTAAACGAACCACAACAATCGGGCGGTTTCGGTGATACGCGGCGTCATTTTGCCGTCTTTGACAGGACCGGCGATTTCGGCTTTGTAAAGCTGCATGCCGCCGACACCCAGCAAGGGTAAAACGGCGACGGCCAATACG containing:
- a CDS encoding TrkH family potassium uptake protein, yielding MNRFYNLIFVLGLILMVFGLTYLLPITAALIYKDGTEAFFVDGMLLNIGSGCLLSLATMRFRGELKNRDGYLLVAFFWILMSSVAALPLMWGIPGLSFTDAFFETVSGFTTTGATILSGLDQLAPALNLWRHELNWIGGLGIIVLAVAVLPLLGVGGMQLYKAEIAGPVKDGKMTPRITETARLLWFVYAGITVLCILCLKLAGMGWFDAICHAFATLSLGGLSTHDASIGFYDSPAIEWVLTVFMLISAMNFAIHYDAFHRRSVAPYFADPEALPMLGLLACSILLCSAYLYQMQTYPEFLVSLRHVTFNLVSIATDCGFVSVDYDQWPAFVPWWMLYLSCLTACTGSTGGGIKMFRALLLIKQAGREMFRILHPRAINPIRIGNTIVANKIIFAVLAFIFLYFISIVVLTFTLMFAGMEPISALSAILACINNAGPGLHQVGPATNYASLSDFQTWICSIAMLLGRLEVITLIMLFNPTFWKS